The Fusarium oxysporum f. sp. lycopersici 4287 chromosome 1, whole genome shotgun sequence DNA segment GCATGTAGCACCAAAGCGGAACGAAACGCCGCTAAAGACGAGAGCCAGGATTATACCCAGGATAGGAACGCCCCATCCAGCTGCCTGAGCAAAGATCATGAAGTTCTTGCCAACGAGAACTTGCCAGCATATCTGTAGGTGAAGCGATACCGACCTAAGAAATACCCACATGATACCTGCCCaaccaccaagaaggagaaaggtACCAGAGGCGCCACAGACCTTGCTAGTCTGCATGCTATGCGGAGTGATCGTGTTGTAACATTGCTCTGGTTGTGCTGCAAGAGGAATCACGAAACCCATCTACAATCCAAAAATGTCAGCGACTTCAAGAGACTAGATATGAGAAGTCATTGTGCTGTCACCTACATTCATAAGCAAAATGGCGACTGTAAGACAGATGCTCAGGTAATGGCGGTTGGTCTTTTCTACAGGCAAGAATGCCCATGATAAAAGAAGGAAGATACAACATATCTGGCTGAAGAGCGAAACCCAGTTCGCAATCGCCGTCAGGGTGTCGAAGCGATCAGGGTAGACCCAATCCGTCATTGGACAAGGCAGACAACACTGGATAGTTGCTACTGTTTGGCAGAGGCGCCCATCGATAACTAGACGTCTGTCAGAGGGATCATTCAAGGTTTCCAATTCGCAGCTCGCTTACATCCGCCCTCAGAAGGGAATAACGCGGCATCCCAAAATGGCGGAGGGCAAAGGTTGACCCCCGATGTGTTGTTGGCCATGTTGAAATGAGTAGGAGAAGCCGTTACAATGTCGTGTATGGGTATGCGGTGCCGGTCCTTCACAGGTCGTATTATGCCGTTAATAGATactccaagaccaagaacaGTGAATTAGAGACTATCCAACGTCGCTCTTTTCCGTTTAGTTCCAAGGAGAGCGaggtcgaggtcgaggtcgAATTGATTAAGCGTTGTTACAACATAGCAAACGTTTCGCTAATAGTTCGAAGCTGTATGACCGGATGGCAGCACCGAGATGGTCTCGAGGGGATGCACTGATATCGCGTGCGGGACAAAAGGTAGCACAGAAAAGAATGATACAAGAGGATGGCGAGAAGATTACACAAGAGTTGTTAAGACAGCCGGCataacaacaccaacagtGCGATTGGCACATAGACTCATGAGACGACCAGCGAAGACGGAGTCACTCGCGTGAGGAGGGAGGGCACACGGGTCATATAAGTTAGAAGGAGAGGGAGATCTGTATGCAAGTGTATTTGGCCACAACCACTACCGACCTCAAAAGCACTGGCAATGGGGAATCGAGAACAAGACTTGAGGCGAGGGTGGAGGCAACAGGGTCTGCTGCTTCTCACCATCCCTGCCAGACTGGAGAACGAAAAGGCTGCAGGAGACTTTCTTTCTgtgcatctgcatctctaCCACCCATTCGGAGCATCCTGGATCAGTGATGGCATGGCAGACCAGGACCAGGGTGGTGGAAAGGGGCCAATTAGAAAGTCCTGGGAACTGTACTGTTGAATATACAGGCGCTGTAGACTGCTGAACACCAAAATTCGAAGTATCATTGGGGGATGTGGTCTGTGATGACGAGCGGGCACCCATTGGGAAGGGCCTGGCAGAGGCGGGCGACGAGGGAACAAGTGAGGTTACAGGGGTTGCTAAACTTGGGAATGACCCACTCCCGTGCATCGCAGCCGTCGTGAGGCACAAGAGACAGAGAGGTGAAGTTCCTGAACCTAGGGACTTTTGGGCGTGGTGCAGCAGAGTCTAAGTCGGGTAAGTTCACCAAGATACCAAAACGGGCATATTTTGGAACCAAGTCTGCAAGTCCACAGGGGGCAGAGGCGAGGTTTAACTGAGCCGGAGGTTTCCAAGTGGAGCAACAGCTTCTTGGACAATACCCTGACGCCCTGCGGTGCCTGGCCCCAGAGGCCTGGAGGTGGAGGGGCGGGGACTCAGGGGTCATCGATGCATGTCTTGGCCGTCACGACACTCCCCGGTCTTGTTTGACTGAATCTGACTGACGCGACAGACCGACAGACGACAGGGACGTCTGAAATCTTGCCTAAGAATGGGTTTTGAGCGATGAGTGATCCGACTAAATGAGAACGGCGCAGTGGCAGTTTAATCTTAACAGTAGACTGGTGCACATACCTGACTACATACGTATGTGTCAGGTTGGCCGTTGTTAGGTCTGGTCCGTGTGCTTAGCTCGCCGAGATCGACAGCAGTCAGTTATCAACAGTCGTATCCAGGACCCAGGTCCTACAGTTACCAGTAGGATCTCTCGGGTTGTTGGGTGCCATTGGTAGTTTCTCACAAACAACATGTTTGACTCGAAGTAGCCGTATGCATGCGAAATGACGAGTCTTCCGAGCAGGCCAACCGTCAATGTTTTATGCTCCCATCTCTCATAAGTGGTATGTTGGGCCAACTGCCAACGCTCAACCTTGATTGGCTGGTCAAGAACAGAGTCAGAGTGTAGACAAGTACAGTAATCGGAAACGCTGGTAGCCTATTATGCTGACAAGAAGATGCAAAAAGGAAAGGCTTTGCCAAGAGTCGTTGCACATCATAgcaagaagcaaagaaaatAACGGCTTGCGGAGAACGTTTGGCACTTGTATTGCAGGCTTACGGGTGCAGCCGGTCGACGTCGAGGGGCTCCGGCGATCTTTGTTTGTTGTGTGAATTCGAGTCAGTACGTGGCCCAAGTGATCAAATACTAACCTCGATGTTTTTAGAGATACGCAGGACGAAGTCCAGCAAACTGATCCGTGGATAGAGCCAAATTACGTAGGTCCCATAGCCACTCTATTAGCAGCTCACCACCGCAGACCGTTGTTTACTAGAGACAATTCTCAGGGCATCTCATCAACCGTGCTTGATTTGGAACTTTTAGGCAAAGCACAGATGAATTCGCTCCGCTGGGATAGTGTACTGATCTTAGCTGAATTGGACTCAGGGCAAAGGTCGCCAGGGCCTGGGATACAAGAAGGGGTAGCCAATCGTGCAATGCCGACATCTCTGATGTACGTCCAAAGAGTGGATGTGACATTGTCATCCATCAAATGATAGTGGTCGACAGGAAAGGCTGTTGATGCATTATGTTGTCCTGAATGAATCAAATTGAGTATTTGACTTTCCAAGTGATGGAAGAAGGGAGCTACGCAGGGATTGGGATTTGACGGACAGGCATCGATCTGTGGGACTGCTCTTTTCCCCCGGACATACGGGTCACCCACAAATTGTTTCCTTCCACGGGGGCCACAAGGCAGACCCAGTGGAGTCTCGGGCTGCCGTTGAAGACGACCCCAACTACAGAATATAACACTTACAAAGTCATTATCACCGTTTTTAATCTTAGTAACTTCATACTAAGAGTCTTGTCTGGGATCCAGTGTCTTTTCTAGTACCAATTGTTCGCTGTTCTCTACACACTCACCCGACGCTGGTGTGTCTATCCCAGTCGTTACAATCAAAAGTCCAGTCTGCGTCCATCGATATTATCATGAGGGGCATGTCTGGGCTGAGCAGGTTAAGAGCTAACATTCGCGTAAATGCTCCAATACGCATCGACGTCTTTTCACGGCTCGTCATTCGGCATGTTATGGTGCGCCACCAGCAGAGGATCAAAAGCCTGCGCGGCAGGCTTAGCCACTAAAAGTCTCTCTGGATGCTTCAATCACTAGCATCGCCATCTTGGCACTTGAGAACATCTGTCTCGTAACTTTGACTGGCTTCTCGGCCCTTCTGACACCCTTGTCGACCCCTGGTCAGTCACTGTCGCTCCGCTGAGCGGCTCCCCTGTCACTCCCGCCATGCAACACCCATGCTGATTGATCCTC contains these protein-coding regions:
- a CDS encoding hypothetical protein (At least one base has a quality score < 10) is translated as MANNTSGVNLCPPPFWDAALFPSEGGFIDGRLCQTVATIQCCLPCPMTDWVYPDRFDTLTAIANWVSLFSQICCIFLLLSWAFLPVEKTNRHYLSICLTVAILLMNMGFVIPLAAQPEQCYNTITPHSMQTSKVCGASGTFLLLGGWAGIMWVFLRSVSLHLQICWQVLVGKNFMIFAQAAGWGVPILGIILALVFSGVSFRFGATCHINHENSLADFWIPLLLFAGLTVIITFATFGYCIKVYLASLSDNGASSEGSSLPTYTQSIKTMNPRQVYRRVRRVIALQWRGIAIVLIIIADVIFFSVVFVFQDNVVQSVADDPTKAGAFVKCLFQEKGKKEPCLDEASSLVINEATVTAVLLLLAVSVLYQYYDVEMFADNYS